From Salminus brasiliensis chromosome 21, fSalBra1.hap2, whole genome shotgun sequence, a single genomic window includes:
- the med20 gene encoding mediator of RNA polymerase II transcription subunit 20, translating to MGVTCVCQVPVAEGKSVQQTVDQLHKKLEQLGALKQGSFFVDCETYHATGNATGQPSKLLYVMHNSETPLSCLALYEGGPYLTADANFDVLMVKLKSHFQNAKGHKVESRGARYRYCDFLVKVGTVTMSSSARGISVEVEYCACVVPGDCWNLMKEFMQSFLGSNAPEIPSVFTSKPEGLFAPADCMDTMSQYLELFSKVRKQQVLPGSSVR from the exons ATGGGAGTTACCTG TGTGTGTCAGGTGCCTGTGGCGGAGGGGAAGAGTGTGCAGCAGACGGTGGATCAGCTGCATAAAAAGCTGGAGCAGCTCGGCGCCTTGAAGCAGGGCAGTTTCTTTGTGGACTGCGAGACGTATCATGCTACAGGGAATGCCACTG gtcaGCCCTCTAAGCTGCTGTATGTGATGCATAACTCCGAGACACCACTGAGCTGCCTGGCTCTGTATGAGGGTGGTCCGTATCTGACTGCTGACGCTAACTTCGACGTCCTGATGGTGAAGCTAAAGAGCCACTTTCAGAACGCTAAAGGTCACAAGGTGGAGAGCCGTGGCGCACGCTACAGATACTGCGACTTCCTGGTGAAGGTTGGCACGGTAACCATGAGCTCCAGTGCCAGGGGGATTTCTGTGGAG gtggaGTACTGTGCTTGTGTGGTTCCTGGAGACTGCTGGAACTTAATGAAGGAGTTCATGCAGAGCTTTCTGGGCTCCAACGCTCCCGAGATCCCGTCCGTGTTCACCAGCAAGCCAGAGGGTCTGTTCGCTCCGGCCGACTGCATGGACACCATGAGCCAGTACCTGGAGCTGTTCAGCAAAGTACGAAAACAGCAGGTACTCCCAGGGAGCAGCGTCCGATAA
- the usp49 gene encoding ubiquitin carboxyl-terminal hydrolase 49 isoform X2 yields MDRCKHVVRLRLGHDHSILNPQKWRCVDCDTTESVWACLKCSHVACGRYIEEHSLRHFQETQHPLAMEVRELDVFCFACGDYVLNDNAEGDLKLLRGALSTVRSPGQRSLRSSSFGGESSSSFSLSSSLRSGSEGFGPQPSMQAALRHRRRTMLAVTFWRWRNRQLEEQRKRDEKVEQEREELRRQRREVKKRLMEEQASVPPRKSARLLTQAPRPTLALIPRKFRDPPERPPPPPLKQQPLQPLSNKPLSNKPSKPLRNHSNTGKPRKCYVSSSQVRRRRLAPGVTGLRNLGNTCYMNSILQVLSHLQKFRECFLTLDLCETEELLAKTNHPQGVRDVSAGMIGSAGALSALGKQQNNGPAELVQPKEPRCSSRQQVSLCHELHTLFRVMWSGRWTLVSPFAMLHSVWNLIPAFRGYDQQDAQEFLCELLDKVQQELESDGNRKRRIVIPITQRKLSKQVLKVLNTIFHGQLLSQVTCLSCKHKSNTVEPFWDLSLEFPERYHSLEKASACQRSCTLTEMLAKFTETEALEGCIYACNFCNRKRRKSSHKPLALSEACKQLLIYRLPQVLRLHLKRFRWSGRNHREKIGVHVAFDQVLNMEPYCCSDSHAALQRQAYTYDLSAVVMHHGKGFGSGHYTAYCYNTEGVSLRAARTESSSSNTLLEN; encoded by the exons ATGGACCGCTGTAAGCATGTGGTTCGTCTCCGTCTGGGCCACGACCACTCCATCCTGAACCCTCAGAAATGGCGCTGCGTTGACTGTGACACCACAGAGTCCGTGTGGGCCTGCCTCAAGTGCTCCCATGTGGCCTGCGGACGCTACATAGAGGAGCACTCTCTCCGGCATTTCCAGGAGACCCAGCACCCTCTGGCCATGGAGGTACGGGAGCTGGATGTCTTTTGCTTTGCCTGCGGCGACTACGTCCTGAACGATAATGCTGAGGGTGACCTGAAGCTCCTGCGGGGTGCTCTGTCCACTGTTCGGAGTCCTGGGCAGAGGTCCCTGCGCTCATCGTCGTTCGGAGGAGAGTCTTCGTCTAGTTTTTCTTTATCTTCTTCTCTCCGGAGTGGAAGCGAAGGGTTCGGACCCCAGCCATCCATGCAGGCAGCTCTGCGGCACAGGCGGCGGACTATGCTAGCTGTCACTTTCTGGCGGTGGAGGAACCGGCAGCTGGAGGAGCAAAGGAAACGCGATGAAAAGGTGGAGCAGGAGCGGGAGGAGCTGAGGAGGCAGCGCAGGGAGGTGAAGAAAAGGCTGATGGAAGAGCAGGCCAGTGTACCACCCAG GAAAAGCGCCCGGTTGCTGACCCAAGCTCCACGTCCTACCCTCGCCTTGATCCCACGCAAGTTCCGTGATCCGCCCGAGAGACCTCCGCCCCCACCGCTGAAACAGCAGCCCCTCCAGCCCCTGTCCAACAAACCTCTCTCCAACAAGCCCAGCAAACCGCTTCGTAACCACAGCAACACAGGAAAACCTCGCAAGTGCTATGTCTCCTCGTCTCAGGTGCGTCGCAGGCGGCTGGCGCCAGGTGTCACAGGGCTACGTAACCTTGGCAACACCTGCTACATGAACTCCATCCTGCAGGTGCTCAGCCACTTGCAGAAGTTCAGGGAGTGCTTCCTCACACTGGATCTGTGTGAGACCGAGGAGCTACTGGCCAAGACCAACCACCCTCAGGGTGTACGTGATGTGTCTGCGGGCATGATAGGCAGCGCCGGTGCCCTTAGCGCCCTAGGGAAGCAGCAGAACAATGGGCCAGCAGAACTGGTGCAGCCCAAAGAGCCGCGGTGCTCCTCCCGCCAGCAGGTGTCGCTGTGCCACGAGCTGCACACGCTGTTCAGGGTGATGTGGTCGGGCCGTTGGACACTGGTGTCGCCCTTTGCCATGCTGCACTCCGTCTGGAACCTGATCCCTGCCTTCCGCGGCTATGACCAGCAGGATGCCCAAGAGTTCCTGTGCGAGTTGCTGGATAAAGTCCAGCAGGAACTGGAGTCGGACGGCAACCGCAAACGCCGCATCGTCATCCCAATCACGCAGAGAAAGCTGTCCAAACAGGTGCTCAAGGTGCTCAACACCATCTTCCATGGGCAGCTGCTGAGCCAG GTAACGTGTCTGTCCTGTAAGCACAAGTCGAACACAGTGGAGCCGTTTTGGGATTTGTCTCTGGAGTTCCCGGAGCGCTACCACAGCCTGGAGAAAGCGAGCGCCTGCCAGCGGAGCTGCACCCTCACAGAGATGCTTGCGAAGTTCACAGAGACCGAGGCACTGGAAGGCTGCATCTATGCCTGCAACTTTTGCAACC GAAAGAGGCGTAAGTCGTCCCACAAGCCGCTGGCACTGTCCGAGGCATGCAAACAGCTGCTGATCTACCGTTTACCTCAGGTGCTGCGGCTTCACCTCAAACGCTTCCG cTGGTCGGGCCGGAACCACAGGGAGAAGATTGGAGTCCATGTGGCGTTTGATCAGGTTCTGAACATGGAGCCATACTGCTGTTCAGACTCGCATGCTGCTCTGCAGCGGCAGGCCTACACCTACGACCTCTCCGCTGTGGTAATGCATCATGGGAAAGGCTTCGGCTCAGGACACTACACCGCCTACTGCTACAACACGGAGGGAG TCAGCCTGAGAGCGGCGAGGACTGAAAGTAGCAGCTCAAACACTTTGCTGGAGAACTGA
- the usp49 gene encoding ubiquitin carboxyl-terminal hydrolase 49 isoform X1: MDRCKHVVRLRLGHDHSILNPQKWRCVDCDTTESVWACLKCSHVACGRYIEEHSLRHFQETQHPLAMEVRELDVFCFACGDYVLNDNAEGDLKLLRGALSTVRSPGQRSLRSSSFGGESSSSFSLSSSLRSGSEGFGPQPSMQAALRHRRRTMLAVTFWRWRNRQLEEQRKRDEKVEQEREELRRQRREVKKRLMEEQASVPPRKSARLLTQAPRPTLALIPRKFRDPPERPPPPPLKQQPLQPLSNKPLSNKPSKPLRNHSNTGKPRKCYVSSSQVRRRRLAPGVTGLRNLGNTCYMNSILQVLSHLQKFRECFLTLDLCETEELLAKTNHPQGVRDVSAGMIGSAGALSALGKQQNNGPAELVQPKEPRCSSRQQVSLCHELHTLFRVMWSGRWTLVSPFAMLHSVWNLIPAFRGYDQQDAQEFLCELLDKVQQELESDGNRKRRIVIPITQRKLSKQVLKVLNTIFHGQLLSQVTCLSCKHKSNTVEPFWDLSLEFPERYHSLEKASACQRSCTLTEMLAKFTETEALEGCIYACNFCNRKRRKSSHKPLALSEACKQLLIYRLPQVLRLHLKRFRWSGRNHREKIGVHVAFDQVLNMEPYCCSDSHAALQRQAYTYDLSAVVMHHGKGFGSGHYTAYCYNTEGGFWVHCNDSEMNVCSVEEVCSTQAYILFYTQRSS; encoded by the exons ATGGACCGCTGTAAGCATGTGGTTCGTCTCCGTCTGGGCCACGACCACTCCATCCTGAACCCTCAGAAATGGCGCTGCGTTGACTGTGACACCACAGAGTCCGTGTGGGCCTGCCTCAAGTGCTCCCATGTGGCCTGCGGACGCTACATAGAGGAGCACTCTCTCCGGCATTTCCAGGAGACCCAGCACCCTCTGGCCATGGAGGTACGGGAGCTGGATGTCTTTTGCTTTGCCTGCGGCGACTACGTCCTGAACGATAATGCTGAGGGTGACCTGAAGCTCCTGCGGGGTGCTCTGTCCACTGTTCGGAGTCCTGGGCAGAGGTCCCTGCGCTCATCGTCGTTCGGAGGAGAGTCTTCGTCTAGTTTTTCTTTATCTTCTTCTCTCCGGAGTGGAAGCGAAGGGTTCGGACCCCAGCCATCCATGCAGGCAGCTCTGCGGCACAGGCGGCGGACTATGCTAGCTGTCACTTTCTGGCGGTGGAGGAACCGGCAGCTGGAGGAGCAAAGGAAACGCGATGAAAAGGTGGAGCAGGAGCGGGAGGAGCTGAGGAGGCAGCGCAGGGAGGTGAAGAAAAGGCTGATGGAAGAGCAGGCCAGTGTACCACCCAG GAAAAGCGCCCGGTTGCTGACCCAAGCTCCACGTCCTACCCTCGCCTTGATCCCACGCAAGTTCCGTGATCCGCCCGAGAGACCTCCGCCCCCACCGCTGAAACAGCAGCCCCTCCAGCCCCTGTCCAACAAACCTCTCTCCAACAAGCCCAGCAAACCGCTTCGTAACCACAGCAACACAGGAAAACCTCGCAAGTGCTATGTCTCCTCGTCTCAGGTGCGTCGCAGGCGGCTGGCGCCAGGTGTCACAGGGCTACGTAACCTTGGCAACACCTGCTACATGAACTCCATCCTGCAGGTGCTCAGCCACTTGCAGAAGTTCAGGGAGTGCTTCCTCACACTGGATCTGTGTGAGACCGAGGAGCTACTGGCCAAGACCAACCACCCTCAGGGTGTACGTGATGTGTCTGCGGGCATGATAGGCAGCGCCGGTGCCCTTAGCGCCCTAGGGAAGCAGCAGAACAATGGGCCAGCAGAACTGGTGCAGCCCAAAGAGCCGCGGTGCTCCTCCCGCCAGCAGGTGTCGCTGTGCCACGAGCTGCACACGCTGTTCAGGGTGATGTGGTCGGGCCGTTGGACACTGGTGTCGCCCTTTGCCATGCTGCACTCCGTCTGGAACCTGATCCCTGCCTTCCGCGGCTATGACCAGCAGGATGCCCAAGAGTTCCTGTGCGAGTTGCTGGATAAAGTCCAGCAGGAACTGGAGTCGGACGGCAACCGCAAACGCCGCATCGTCATCCCAATCACGCAGAGAAAGCTGTCCAAACAGGTGCTCAAGGTGCTCAACACCATCTTCCATGGGCAGCTGCTGAGCCAG GTAACGTGTCTGTCCTGTAAGCACAAGTCGAACACAGTGGAGCCGTTTTGGGATTTGTCTCTGGAGTTCCCGGAGCGCTACCACAGCCTGGAGAAAGCGAGCGCCTGCCAGCGGAGCTGCACCCTCACAGAGATGCTTGCGAAGTTCACAGAGACCGAGGCACTGGAAGGCTGCATCTATGCCTGCAACTTTTGCAACC GAAAGAGGCGTAAGTCGTCCCACAAGCCGCTGGCACTGTCCGAGGCATGCAAACAGCTGCTGATCTACCGTTTACCTCAGGTGCTGCGGCTTCACCTCAAACGCTTCCG cTGGTCGGGCCGGAACCACAGGGAGAAGATTGGAGTCCATGTGGCGTTTGATCAGGTTCTGAACATGGAGCCATACTGCTGTTCAGACTCGCATGCTGCTCTGCAGCGGCAGGCCTACACCTACGACCTCTCCGCTGTGGTAATGCATCATGGGAAAGGCTTCGGCTCAGGACACTACACCGCCTACTGCTACAACACGGAGGGAG GTTTCTGGGTCCACTGTAACGACTCGGAGATGAACGTTTGTAGCGTGGAGGAGGTTTGCAGTACTCAGGCTTATATCCTGTTCTACACACAGCGATCATCATAA